Proteins from one Azospirillum brasilense genomic window:
- a CDS encoding SDR family oxidoreductase, producing MTGRLDGKRALVTGAGQGMGRAIALAFAREGASVLAASRTLSKMEDLPRIDSQITPVALDVTDPAAVRRVIAEAGPLDILVNNAGWVHNGTILDCSDEDWARSLDQNVTSMFHTIRAALPGMIERRRGSIVNVASVASSLTGVANRTAYGTSKAAVIGLTKAVARDFIGAGVRCNALCPGTTHSPSLEDRIQSSADPEGMRAQFIARQPMGRLGTVEEMAAAAVYLASDESGFMTGSLLVADGGQTL from the coding sequence ATGACCGGCAGACTAGACGGAAAACGCGCCCTCGTGACCGGCGCGGGACAGGGCATGGGACGGGCCATCGCGCTCGCCTTCGCCAGGGAGGGGGCAAGCGTCCTCGCGGCCAGCCGCACGCTGTCCAAGATGGAAGACCTGCCCCGGATCGATTCCCAAATCACCCCGGTCGCGCTCGACGTGACCGACCCGGCGGCGGTGCGGCGCGTCATCGCCGAGGCCGGGCCGCTCGACATCCTCGTCAACAACGCCGGGTGGGTCCACAACGGCACCATCCTGGACTGCAGCGACGAGGATTGGGCGCGCAGCCTGGACCAGAACGTCACCTCGATGTTCCACACCATCCGCGCGGCGCTTCCCGGCATGATCGAGCGGCGCCGGGGCTCCATCGTGAACGTCGCCTCGGTGGCGTCGAGCCTGACCGGCGTCGCCAACCGCACCGCCTACGGGACCAGCAAGGCGGCGGTGATCGGCCTGACCAAGGCCGTGGCCCGCGACTTCATCGGCGCCGGCGTCCGCTGCAACGCGCTGTGCCCCGGCACCACCCACTCGCCGTCGCTTGAGGACCGCATCCAGTCGAGCGCCGACCCGGAGGGGATGCGGGCGCAGTTCATCGCGCGCCAGCCGATGGGCCGTCTGGGCACCGTCGAGGAGATGGCCGCCGCCGCGGTGTATCTGGCCAGCGACGAATCCGGTTTCATGACCGGAAGCCTGCTCGTCGCCGACGGGGGGCAGACGCTGTGA
- a CDS encoding alpha-ketoacid dehydrogenase subunit beta has protein sequence MSRKISMKTAINEALDLEMRRDPTVILMGEDIVGGTGAPGEDDAWGGVLGVTKGLFAKHGDRLLDTPLSESAYIGAAIGAAACGMRPVAELMFMDFMGVCFDQIFNQAAKFRYMFGGKAETPVVIRGMVGAGFRAAAQHSQMLTPLFTHIPGLKVVCPSNAYDAKGLLIQSIRDNDPVIFCEHKNLYGHETEVPAESYAIPFGEANVLRDGDHVTIVSYGLTVHRAMEAADALARDKVEAEVIDLRTLSPIDWDTIIDSVERTGRLVVVDEAHPRCNLATDISAFVAQNAFGALKSGIQMVTPPHTPVPFSPSLEDLYIPSAEAVAAAVRRTMAPSPRSTLAA, from the coding sequence ATGTCCCGCAAAATCAGCATGAAGACGGCGATCAACGAGGCGTTGGACCTCGAAATGCGCCGCGACCCGACCGTCATCCTCATGGGCGAGGACATCGTCGGCGGCACCGGCGCGCCCGGCGAGGACGACGCCTGGGGCGGCGTGCTGGGCGTCACCAAGGGCCTGTTCGCCAAGCACGGCGACCGCTTGCTGGACACGCCCCTGTCGGAATCCGCCTACATCGGTGCCGCCATCGGCGCCGCCGCCTGCGGCATGCGCCCGGTCGCGGAGCTGATGTTCATGGACTTCATGGGCGTCTGCTTCGACCAGATCTTCAATCAGGCGGCCAAGTTCCGCTACATGTTCGGGGGCAAGGCGGAGACCCCCGTGGTGATCCGCGGCATGGTCGGCGCGGGCTTCCGCGCGGCGGCCCAGCATTCGCAGATGCTCACGCCTCTGTTCACCCACATTCCGGGGCTGAAGGTCGTCTGCCCGTCGAACGCCTATGACGCCAAAGGCCTGCTGATCCAGTCGATCCGCGACAACGACCCGGTCATCTTCTGCGAGCACAAGAACCTCTACGGTCATGAGACCGAGGTGCCGGCGGAATCCTACGCCATCCCCTTCGGCGAGGCGAACGTGCTCCGCGACGGCGATCACGTCACCATCGTCAGCTACGGCCTGACCGTCCACCGCGCCATGGAGGCCGCGGACGCGCTCGCCAGGGACAAGGTGGAGGCGGAGGTGATCGACCTGCGCACCCTGTCGCCCATCGACTGGGACACCATCATCGACAGCGTGGAGCGCACCGGCCGGCTGGTCGTGGTGGACGAGGCGCACCCGCGCTGCAACCTCGCCACCGATATTTCGGCCTTCGTGGCGCAGAACGCCTTCGGCGCGCTGAAGTCCGGCATCCAGATGGTGACGCCGCCGCACACGCCGGTGCCCTTCTCACCCTCGCTGGAGGACCTCTACATCCCCAGCGCCGAGGCCGTCGCCGCCGCTGTCCGCCGGACGATGGCCCCCTCGCCCCGCAGCACCCTCGCCGCCTGA
- a CDS encoding GntR family transcriptional regulator, translated as MKNERLVLERNTLDSVIYKELRKRIISLSFQPGSMIYENAVADEYGVSRTPVRQAFSRLANEGLLSILPQRGAQVSHLSVAKVKEAQFIREALEVSAFGEVARIWNKTADHSAAQSKALSLIEQQRQVVREKDYVGFTELDVAFHDTVIGVLGNAMLLEMLSDVRTHLTRVRFLELQEAHHEDDAIADHVKLMGSIMANDVTGTQSLLLAHLKMIEAMRDDILKRHDILFE; from the coding sequence GTGAAGAACGAACGGCTGGTGTTGGAACGCAACACGCTGGACAGCGTGATCTACAAGGAGCTGCGGAAGAGGATCATTTCGCTGTCGTTCCAGCCCGGCTCGATGATCTACGAAAACGCCGTCGCCGACGAATACGGCGTCAGCCGGACACCGGTGCGTCAGGCCTTTTCCCGGCTGGCGAACGAAGGCTTGCTGAGCATCCTGCCGCAGCGCGGGGCGCAGGTATCCCACCTGTCGGTGGCCAAGGTGAAGGAGGCCCAGTTCATCCGGGAGGCGCTGGAGGTGTCGGCGTTCGGCGAGGTGGCGCGCATCTGGAACAAGACCGCCGATCACAGCGCGGCGCAGAGCAAGGCGCTGTCGCTGATCGAGCAGCAGAGACAGGTCGTGCGGGAGAAGGACTATGTCGGTTTCACCGAACTGGACGTGGCGTTCCACGACACCGTCATCGGGGTTCTGGGGAACGCCATGCTGCTGGAGATGCTGAGCGACGTGAGGACGCATCTGACACGGGTGCGCTTCCTCGAACTTCAGGAGGCCCACCATGAGGACGATGCGATCGCCGACCACGTCAAGCTGATGGGCTCGATCATGGCGAACGACGTCACGGGAACCCAGTCGCTTCTGCTGGCCCATTTGAAGATGATCGAGGCGATGCGCGACGACATCCTCAAACGTCACGACATTCTCTTCGAATAG
- a CDS encoding SDR family NAD(P)-dependent oxidoreductase → MPTLKDKSIIVTGAGRGIGATMARALAADGARLVIADRTEEDASAVAESIRATGGDAVAVTVDVRDRAAVRRMIDTAVASFGRLDVLFNNAGVAQTKPFLDITEEDWRFVTDVNALGVLIGMQEAIKTFRAQGGGGKIINTASIAGKQGYEPLAHYSASKFAVVALTQAAARAFGKEKITANAICPGVVATEMWKIIDKGFRDTGLTTAEDEAFNQFAAGAVLGRPSTAEDLVGVARFLASSDSDFMTGQSLLVDGGMVFA, encoded by the coding sequence ATGCCCACCCTCAAGGACAAGAGCATCATCGTCACCGGCGCTGGCCGCGGGATCGGCGCCACCATGGCCCGCGCGCTCGCGGCCGACGGCGCGCGGCTGGTCATCGCCGATCGCACGGAGGAGGACGCGAGTGCGGTGGCGGAGTCCATTCGCGCGACCGGTGGCGACGCCGTCGCGGTCACGGTGGACGTCCGCGACCGCGCCGCGGTCCGCCGCATGATCGATACGGCCGTCGCCTCCTTCGGACGCCTCGACGTCCTCTTCAACAACGCGGGCGTCGCCCAGACCAAGCCCTTCCTCGACATCACCGAGGAGGACTGGCGTTTCGTCACCGACGTCAACGCGCTGGGAGTGCTGATCGGCATGCAGGAGGCGATCAAGACCTTCCGCGCGCAGGGCGGGGGTGGAAAGATCATCAACACCGCCTCCATCGCCGGCAAGCAGGGGTACGAACCGCTCGCCCACTACTCGGCCAGCAAGTTCGCGGTGGTCGCCCTGACCCAGGCGGCGGCGCGTGCCTTCGGCAAGGAGAAGATCACCGCCAACGCAATCTGCCCCGGCGTCGTCGCGACGGAGATGTGGAAGATCATCGACAAGGGCTTCCGCGACACCGGCCTGACGACGGCCGAGGACGAGGCGTTCAACCAGTTCGCGGCCGGCGCCGTGCTGGGCCGTCCGTCGACGGCGGAGGATCTGGTCGGGGTGGCGCGCTTCCTCGCCTCGTCGGATTCCGACTTCATGACCGGCCAATCCCTGCTGGTCGACGGCGGGATGGTCTTCGCCTGA
- a CDS encoding TRAP transporter large permease, producing MLLVVLAFAVFLLIGMPVAFAIGISGVLFFLQHPELPFTIPLQVTVSQTQNFALLAVPLFIMAGNYMNRSGITESLLNLASVATGHFKGGLAQISIVLSALMGGVSGSAIADAAMQSRILGEEMTKRGMSRGFTAGVISFTSLLTPLIPPGIGMILYGTIGQVSIGRMFAAGFAPALLLGIAMSIAVWYTSNKRGYPPERAKRASLAEVGSALKGGVWALLFPVILLVGLRMGIFTPSEIGAFAVLYALFIGFVVYRRLKTKSFVEALEISLADVGSAMFLISLSAIFSYGIVFERIPEVIASSLTSLTDNVQLVMVLIVLLVLAAGLFIDATVIIIMMTPIFLPAVRAMGGDPVHFGIVFIVAATIGNFTPPVGAAMFTVCSILKVSVGAYVRESVPLMVAIGLTTLLLIFVPEFILLIPNLLFG from the coding sequence ATGCTGCTCGTCGTTCTGGCCTTCGCGGTCTTCCTTCTCATCGGCATGCCGGTCGCCTTCGCGATCGGCATCTCGGGGGTTCTGTTCTTCCTGCAGCACCCGGAGCTGCCCTTCACCATCCCGCTCCAGGTGACGGTGTCCCAGACCCAGAATTTCGCCCTGCTCGCCGTTCCCCTGTTCATCATGGCGGGCAACTACATGAACCGGTCCGGCATCACCGAAAGCCTGCTGAATCTGGCGTCGGTGGCCACCGGACACTTCAAGGGCGGCCTCGCCCAGATTTCGATCGTCCTGTCGGCGCTGATGGGCGGCGTGTCGGGATCGGCCATCGCGGACGCGGCGATGCAGTCGCGCATCCTCGGCGAGGAGATGACGAAACGGGGCATGTCGCGCGGCTTCACCGCCGGAGTGATCTCCTTCACCTCGCTTCTCACCCCGCTGATCCCGCCGGGCATCGGCATGATCCTCTACGGGACCATCGGCCAGGTGTCGATCGGACGGATGTTCGCGGCGGGCTTCGCCCCGGCGCTTCTGCTCGGCATCGCCATGAGCATCGCCGTCTGGTACACCTCCAACAAGCGCGGATACCCTCCGGAGCGGGCGAAACGGGCGTCCCTGGCGGAAGTCGGCAGCGCCCTGAAGGGCGGCGTCTGGGCGCTGCTGTTCCCGGTCATCCTGCTCGTCGGGTTGCGCATGGGCATCTTCACGCCCTCGGAGATCGGCGCCTTCGCGGTGCTGTACGCGCTGTTCATCGGTTTCGTGGTCTACCGCCGGCTCAAGACGAAGAGCTTCGTCGAGGCGCTGGAGATCAGTCTCGCCGACGTCGGCTCCGCGATGTTCCTCATCAGCCTGTCGGCGATCTTCAGCTACGGCATCGTCTTCGAGCGCATCCCCGAAGTCATCGCCTCGTCCCTGACCAGCCTCACCGACAACGTCCAGCTGGTGATGGTCCTGATCGTCCTCCTGGTGCTGGCGGCCGGGCTGTTCATCGACGCCACGGTCATCATCATCATGATGACGCCGATCTTCCTGCCCGCCGTGCGGGCGATGGGCGGCGATCCGGTGCACTTCGGCATCGTCTTCATCGTTGCGGCGACGATCGGCAACTTCACGCCTCCGGTCGGAGCGGCGATGTTCACCGTGTGCTCGATCCTGAAGGTGTCGGTGGGAGCCTATGTCCGGGAGTCCGTGCCCCTGATGGTCGCCATCGGGCTGACGACCCTGCTTCTGATCTTCGTGCCCGAGTTCATCCTCCTGATCCCGAACCTGCTCTTCGGATAA
- the lipA gene encoding lipoyl synthase, with product MPASPTALVHQAEKPAWLRARAPSTGANEDTRALVRRHALHTVCEEAACPNIGECWSKRHATVMILGSVCTRACAFCNVATGRPAALDPQEPDRLAEAVLELGLRHVVITSVDRDDLPDGGARQFARCIERVRAASPATTIEILTPDFRNKTGAVETVADARPDVFNHNLETVPRLYATVRPGARYYHSLRLLDQVKNRRPEIFTKSGIMLGLGEERAEVLQVMDDLRVAGVDFLTVGQYLRPTPHHHPVARYAPPGEFAEYERVARAKGFRMVSASPLTRSSYHAEQDFAALVRSAGRPFPTGR from the coding sequence ATGCCCGCTTCACCCACTGCGCTTGTTCATCAGGCCGAGAAGCCGGCTTGGCTTCGGGCCCGCGCGCCGTCCACCGGTGCCAACGAGGACACCCGCGCCCTCGTCCGCCGACATGCCCTGCACACGGTCTGCGAGGAGGCCGCCTGTCCCAACATCGGCGAATGCTGGAGCAAGCGGCACGCGACGGTGATGATCCTGGGCAGCGTGTGCACGCGGGCATGCGCCTTCTGCAACGTGGCGACGGGACGGCCCGCCGCGCTCGATCCGCAGGAACCGGACCGCTTGGCCGAGGCGGTTCTGGAGCTTGGCCTTCGCCATGTGGTCATCACCTCGGTGGACCGCGACGACCTGCCGGACGGCGGCGCCCGACAGTTCGCGCGTTGCATCGAACGGGTGCGCGCCGCCTCGCCCGCGACGACGATCGAGATCCTGACCCCCGATTTCCGCAACAAGACGGGAGCCGTGGAGACCGTCGCCGATGCCCGGCCGGACGTCTTCAACCACAATCTGGAGACCGTGCCGCGCCTGTACGCGACGGTGCGGCCGGGCGCGCGCTACTATCACTCGTTGCGCCTTCTCGATCAGGTGAAGAACCGGCGCCCGGAGATCTTCACCAAGTCCGGCATCATGCTGGGCCTTGGCGAAGAGCGCGCCGAGGTGCTTCAGGTCATGGACGACCTGCGGGTGGCGGGCGTCGATTTCCTGACTGTCGGACAGTACCTGCGGCCCACGCCGCACCACCACCCGGTGGCGCGCTACGCCCCGCCGGGGGAATTCGCCGAGTATGAGCGCGTGGCGCGGGCCAAGGGCTTCCGGATGGTTTCGGCAAGCCCGCTGACCCGCTCCTCCTACCATGCCGAACAGGACTTCGCGGCGTTGGTGCGAAGCGCAGGCCGGCCGTTCCCAACAGGGCGGTGA
- a CDS encoding TRAP transporter small permease, translated as MKTLYDYVLKLEAILAGLFLMLMVGLLLLGGVARMMQHPLNWTIDLATCFFAWAVFLCADIAWRKDMLMSLDLVTAKLSERYQRTLLFVNYAAIALFLCYAVYGGTLLAWTSRSRTFNGIPGVSYSWVTASIAVGAALMLITTILKIRALMRSDGVPCAAAASGETA; from the coding sequence ATGAAAACTCTCTATGATTATGTTCTGAAGCTGGAGGCGATCCTCGCCGGCTTGTTCCTGATGCTGATGGTGGGGTTGCTTCTGCTGGGCGGCGTGGCGCGGATGATGCAGCACCCGCTCAACTGGACCATCGATCTGGCGACCTGCTTCTTCGCCTGGGCGGTGTTCCTGTGCGCTGACATCGCTTGGCGCAAGGACATGCTGATGTCCCTGGATCTGGTGACCGCGAAGCTGTCCGAGCGGTACCAGCGGACCCTGCTGTTCGTGAACTACGCGGCGATCGCGCTGTTCCTCTGCTACGCCGTCTACGGCGGCACCCTGCTCGCCTGGACCAGCCGGTCCCGGACCTTCAACGGCATTCCCGGAGTCAGCTATTCCTGGGTCACCGCCAGCATCGCCGTCGGGGCGGCCCTGATGCTCATCACCACGATCCTCAAGATACGGGCCCTGATGCGGTCCGACGGCGTTCCGTGCGCCGCTGCCGCCAGCGGGGAGACCGCCTGA
- a CDS encoding sugar phosphate isomerase/epimerase family protein: MNRRSIHSYTWIPKWSTEDGAYAAERAAAFGYGQLVVPIRDHDSIEPAAIAALCERAGVRPVATSPLQVDNDISSTDPEVHRRGIERHCAALALARDMGADRMGGILYSAFGKASRVPSDANFQAAADGLRIVAERAASYGMLLALEVVNRYESNLINTAEQAVRMVKLIGADNVRVHLDTFHMNIEENDLLGALELAMPHLGYFEIDQNHRGRLTEGAIDFAPMLRRLKAANYQGLIGVEAFSSAVSHPDITAGVASWRNLFDHGDEVARDGQLLLDQHGL, from the coding sequence ATGAACAGACGGTCGATCCACAGCTACACTTGGATCCCGAAGTGGTCCACCGAGGACGGCGCCTATGCGGCCGAGCGTGCCGCGGCCTTCGGCTATGGCCAACTCGTCGTGCCGATCCGCGACCATGACAGCATCGAACCGGCGGCCATCGCCGCGCTGTGCGAGCGGGCGGGGGTCCGCCCCGTGGCGACCTCGCCCCTTCAGGTGGACAACGACATTTCAAGCACCGACCCGGAGGTGCACCGCCGCGGGATCGAGCGGCATTGCGCGGCGCTCGCCCTGGCGCGCGACATGGGCGCGGACCGCATGGGCGGCATCCTCTACAGCGCCTTCGGCAAGGCGTCGAGGGTGCCGAGCGACGCCAATTTCCAGGCGGCGGCGGACGGGTTGCGGATCGTTGCCGAACGGGCCGCGTCCTACGGGATGCTGCTGGCGCTCGAAGTGGTCAACCGGTACGAGAGCAACCTGATCAACACGGCGGAACAGGCCGTCCGGATGGTCAAGCTGATCGGCGCCGACAACGTCCGCGTCCATCTCGACACCTTCCACATGAACATTGAGGAGAACGACCTGCTGGGCGCGCTTGAACTGGCGATGCCCCATCTCGGCTATTTCGAGATCGACCAGAACCACCGCGGCCGTCTGACGGAGGGGGCCATCGATTTCGCCCCGATGCTGCGCCGGTTGAAGGCGGCCAATTATCAGGGGCTGATCGGCGTCGAAGCCTTCTCCTCCGCCGTGTCGCATCCGGACATCACCGCGGGCGTGGCGTCCTGGCGCAACCTGTTCGACCATGGCGACGAGGTGGCGCGTGACGGGCAACTGTTGCTCGATCAACACGGCCTCTGA
- a CDS encoding Ldh family oxidoreductase translates to MTRPAQPTARYDADALDSFCRAVFLAAGADEATANAATRAMMHGSRLGVDSHGVRLLGHYVATMTQGRVNPRPTPRILSEFGAVATLDADNAHGALGAYRAQEKAVELAGRFGIGAVAIRNNSHFGPAGAFALAAAETGCIGMAFCNSDSFMRLHDGAERFHGTNPIAIAVPVKDGDPWLFDMATSAIPYNRVQLYRSLGIPLPEATASDPQGHNTTDPERAEMLAPLGGEFGFKGAGLAGFVEILSAVLTGMKLSFEILPMPGPDLSTPRGMGAFVMAIRPEAFLPQESFQDNMARYLAALRGSQAVPGRTVMAPGDREWAEAERRRTLGIPIDQTTVDSFNELAHAYGIPTPVPAASPP, encoded by the coding sequence GTGACCCGACCGGCTCAGCCGACCGCGCGCTACGACGCGGACGCCCTGGACTCCTTCTGCCGCGCGGTGTTCCTGGCCGCGGGAGCGGACGAGGCGACGGCGAACGCGGCCACCCGCGCGATGATGCACGGCTCCCGGCTGGGGGTGGACAGCCACGGCGTGCGGCTGCTCGGGCATTATGTGGCCACCATGACCCAGGGACGGGTGAACCCGCGCCCTACCCCGCGCATCCTGTCGGAATTCGGCGCCGTCGCCACGCTGGACGCCGACAACGCCCATGGCGCGCTCGGCGCCTACCGCGCCCAGGAGAAGGCGGTCGAGCTGGCCGGCCGGTTCGGCATCGGCGCGGTCGCCATCCGCAACAACTCCCACTTCGGTCCGGCCGGCGCCTTCGCGCTTGCCGCGGCGGAAACGGGCTGCATCGGCATGGCTTTCTGCAATTCCGACAGCTTCATGCGGCTGCACGACGGCGCCGAACGCTTCCACGGCACCAACCCGATCGCCATCGCCGTTCCGGTGAAGGACGGCGATCCGTGGCTGTTCGACATGGCCACCAGCGCCATCCCCTACAACCGCGTCCAGCTCTACCGCAGCCTCGGCATACCGCTTCCCGAAGCCACCGCATCGGACCCCCAGGGGCACAACACCACCGATCCCGAGCGGGCCGAGATGCTGGCGCCGCTGGGCGGCGAGTTCGGCTTCAAGGGGGCCGGGCTGGCGGGCTTCGTGGAAATCCTCAGCGCCGTCCTGACCGGCATGAAGCTGAGCTTCGAAATCCTGCCGATGCCGGGGCCGGACCTGAGCACGCCGCGCGGCATGGGCGCTTTCGTCATGGCGATCCGTCCGGAGGCCTTCCTGCCGCAGGAAAGCTTCCAGGACAACATGGCGCGCTATCTCGCCGCCCTGCGCGGGTCACAGGCCGTGCCGGGCCGAACGGTCATGGCGCCCGGCGACCGGGAATGGGCCGAGGCGGAGCGCCGCAGGACGCTTGGCATTCCCATCGACCAGACGACCGTCGACTCCTTCAACGAACTCGCCCATGCCTATGGCATTCCCACTCCGGTCCCGGCGGCCTCACCACCATAA
- a CDS encoding C4-dicarboxylate TRAP transporter substrate-binding protein, with the protein MSKHLGAFLGATALTLIAGVGMAQAQEKHILRMNHVHSPVEAYHSAFQEWAKRVEERTNGGLKIEVFHSAQLGNEEDIIEQIRQGANIGQNTDAARLGNYVREIAVLNGPYFIETLDEAFALSKLDTVKKWKTELADKHGLQVVCFDFVQGKRHVFANKPVRNPGELSGLRIRTPPAPIWQESVRAIGAAPTAMSFGDIYPGLQQRAVDGAELTYANIRPGNLQEVVRNVSETGHILLINFEVVSASWFKKLPADYQTALVEECSAAGQKVSKVLADAAEGEKAALVKGGMKVTDNVDLEAFRKAGDAAYQKLGLTEVRAAIYKEMGR; encoded by the coding sequence ATGTCCAAGCACCTTGGCGCTTTTCTTGGAGCCACCGCGCTGACGCTGATCGCCGGCGTGGGCATGGCCCAGGCCCAGGAAAAGCACATCCTGCGCATGAACCACGTCCACAGCCCGGTCGAAGCCTATCATTCGGCATTCCAGGAATGGGCCAAGCGCGTCGAGGAGCGGACAAACGGCGGCCTCAAGATCGAGGTGTTCCACAGCGCCCAGCTCGGCAACGAAGAGGACATCATCGAGCAGATCCGCCAGGGCGCCAACATCGGCCAGAACACTGACGCGGCGCGTCTCGGCAACTATGTCCGCGAGATCGCGGTCCTGAATGGCCCCTATTTCATCGAGACGCTCGATGAGGCCTTCGCGCTGTCGAAGCTCGACACCGTCAAGAAGTGGAAGACGGAGCTGGCTGACAAGCACGGTCTCCAGGTCGTCTGCTTCGACTTCGTGCAGGGCAAGCGCCATGTCTTCGCCAACAAGCCGGTCCGCAACCCAGGTGAGCTGTCCGGGCTGCGCATCCGCACCCCGCCCGCCCCGATCTGGCAGGAATCGGTGCGTGCGATCGGCGCGGCCCCGACGGCGATGAGCTTCGGCGACATCTACCCCGGTCTTCAGCAGCGGGCCGTCGACGGCGCGGAGCTGACCTATGCCAACATCCGTCCGGGCAACCTCCAGGAAGTCGTCCGGAACGTCAGCGAGACCGGCCACATCCTGCTGATCAACTTCGAGGTCGTCAGCGCCTCCTGGTTCAAGAAGCTTCCCGCCGACTACCAGACCGCGCTGGTCGAGGAATGCAGCGCCGCCGGCCAGAAGGTGTCGAAGGTGCTCGCCGACGCCGCGGAAGGTGAGAAGGCCGCGCTGGTCAAGGGCGGCATGAAGGTGACCGACAACGTTGATCTGGAAGCCTTCCGCAAGGCCGGCGACGCCGCCTACCAGAAGCTCGGCCTCACCGAGGTGCGCGCGGCCATCTACAAGGAAATGGGACGCTAA
- a CDS encoding acetoin dehydrogenase dihydrolipoyllysine-residue acetyltransferase subunit — protein sequence MTTSNERIKPIVMPKWGLSMSEGKVTGWLKQPGATVNLGDDLLEVETDKITNVVEAGEAGVLRRVLGEPGTVYPVKALIAVLAEPDVPDSDIDAFIAGYAVPAADGGEDGADAGPRYEFAETAAGTIRYARRGDGAATVLLVHGFGGDLDNWLFTIDALAEGATVYALDLPGHGQSAKTLPDPTLSGLSKAVRDFMDAVGIKAAHLVGHSMGGAVSMRTALDAPERVASLSLICSAGLGREINQDYITGFIGATSRRDLKPVLETLFADAGLVNRQLIDDLLKYKRLDGVDGALRAIASSMFENGEQTAVLGEAVGAATVPTLVVWGAEDRIIPAAHATALGSAARVEVVPNAGHMVQMEAAGKVNALIKDHVTKNA from the coding sequence ATGACCACATCCAACGAGCGCATCAAGCCCATCGTCATGCCCAAATGGGGCCTGTCCATGTCGGAGGGCAAGGTCACCGGCTGGCTGAAGCAGCCGGGGGCCACCGTCAACCTAGGCGACGACCTGCTGGAGGTCGAGACCGACAAGATCACCAACGTGGTCGAGGCCGGCGAGGCCGGCGTGCTGCGCCGGGTGCTGGGCGAGCCCGGCACCGTCTACCCGGTGAAGGCGCTGATCGCCGTGCTGGCCGAACCCGACGTGCCGGACAGCGACATCGACGCCTTCATCGCCGGCTACGCCGTCCCCGCCGCCGACGGCGGGGAGGACGGGGCCGACGCCGGCCCGCGCTACGAGTTCGCCGAGACGGCGGCAGGCACCATCCGCTACGCCAGGCGCGGCGACGGGGCGGCGACCGTGCTGCTGGTCCATGGCTTCGGCGGCGACCTCGACAACTGGCTGTTCACCATCGACGCACTGGCGGAGGGCGCCACGGTCTACGCGCTGGATCTGCCGGGGCACGGCCAGTCCGCCAAAACGCTGCCCGACCCGACGCTGTCCGGCCTGTCGAAGGCGGTGCGGGACTTCATGGACGCGGTGGGCATCAAGGCCGCGCATCTGGTCGGCCATTCCATGGGCGGTGCGGTGTCCATGCGCACGGCGCTCGACGCGCCGGAGCGGGTGGCGTCGCTGTCGCTGATCTGCTCGGCCGGCCTGGGGCGGGAGATCAACCAGGACTACATCACGGGCTTCATCGGCGCGACGTCGCGCCGCGACCTGAAACCGGTGCTGGAAACCCTGTTCGCCGACGCCGGGCTGGTCAACCGCCAGCTGATCGACGACCTGCTGAAGTACAAGCGGCTGGACGGCGTGGACGGTGCGCTTCGGGCCATTGCGTCCTCGATGTTCGAGAACGGGGAGCAGACGGCCGTTCTCGGTGAGGCGGTCGGGGCCGCGACGGTGCCAACGCTGGTCGTGTGGGGCGCGGAGGACCGCATCATTCCCGCCGCCCACGCCACGGCGCTGGGCTCCGCCGCGCGGGTCGAGGTGGTCCCGAACGCCGGTCACATGGTGCAGATGGAGGCGGCCGGGAAGGTGAACGCCCTCATCAAGGACCACGTCACGAAAAACGCCTGA